Proteins found in one Oryza glaberrima chromosome 4, OglaRS2, whole genome shotgun sequence genomic segment:
- the LOC127769621 gene encoding uncharacterized protein LOC127769621, giving the protein MRGRRSVARPMGRHYAFVAHVILLSIAHAAPRPPLPRIVAVGAVLCTPARPFASSVGNIGGGTWGSTYAIARAVKAGHGALECAVCLAEFVDDGEKLCLLPGCCHVFHTACIDVWLAAHVTCPVCRADLADRAVAAAGHVLAADQAAPQVGEHGHHARDRIKRAVGFGGIADNVGGASEPAMVAAAPCIVQAALE; this is encoded by the coding sequence ATGCGAGGCAGACGGAGTGTGGCGCGTCCGATGGGGCGTCACTACGCATTCGTCGCCCACGTCATCCTCCTCTCCATTGCCCACGCTGCTCCGAGGCCACCACTGCCGCGCATCGTTGCCGTGGGGGCGGTGCTGTGCACGCCAGCGCGGCCGTTCGCGTCGTCGGTGGGGAACATCGGAGGAGGCACGTGGGGCTCGACGTACGCGATAGCGAGGGCGGTGAAGGCCGGGCATGGGGCGCTCGAGTGCGCAGTCTGCCTCGCCGAGTTCGTGGACGACGGCGAGAAGCTCTGCCTCCTCCCCGGGTGCTGCCATGTGTTCCACACCGCCTGCATCGACGTGTGGCTCGCCGCGCATGTCACCTGCCCCGTCTGTCGTGCTGACCTTGCGGACCGGGCCGTTGCTGCAGCCGGCCATGTCCTTGCCGCTGACCAAGCTGCTCCGCAGGTCGGTGAGCATGGTCACCACGCCCGCGACCGCATCAAGCGGGCGGTGGGCTTCGGTGGCATCGCGGACAATGTCGGTGGCGCGTCCGAGCCGGCGATGGTCGCCGCTGCTCCGTGTATTGTCCAGGCCGCGTTGGAGTGA